From the genome of Faecalibacterium prausnitzii:
GCTGGTCACATCGTAAAAGCGGGGGATGAGGTTCAGCAGGGTGGATTTGCCGCAGCCGGTGGAACCGATGATGGCGGTCGTCTGGCCCGGCTCAGCGGTAAAGCTGATGTGCTCCAGCGCGTCGCTGTCGGCACCGGGGAAGCGGAAGCTCACATCCTCGAACCGCACCACACCGTTCCAGTGGCTGCGCTCCCGCGCAGGCTGGGCGGCGGCTTCGTCGGGGTCGTGGATGGAAGCGGTGGTGCGGCACACTTCGTCGATGCGGTCTGCGGCCACACCGGCGCGGGGCAGCATCACGGCCACCATCGCCAGCATCAGGAAGGACATGACGATCTGCATCGTGTAGGTGATGAAGGCGATCATCTCGCCCACCTGCATGTTGCCGGCATCCATGGCCTTGCCGCCGAACCAGACGATGAGCAGGCTGGTGCCGTTCATGATAAGGGTCATAAAGGGCATCATGGCGACCATGGCGCGGTTGGTGAACAGCTGGGTGCCCATCAACTCCTTGCTGGCCTTGTCAAAGCGCTCTTCCTCGAAGGTCTCACGGCTGAACGCGCGCACCGGCATCACGCCGGTCAAAATTTCGCGGCTGACGAGGTTCAGCTTGTCCACAAGGGTCTGCATGATCTTGAATTTCGGCATCGCGATGTTCATCAGGAACACGATGAGGCAGAGCAGCAGGACCACGTCCAGCACGATGATCCAGGCAAGGCCGGTGTTGCCCTGCACGACATGGAGCACACCGCCGATGCCCAGGATGGGCGCATAGGCCACCATGCGCAGCAGGATGACGCAGACGAACTGCACCTGCTGGATGTCGTTGGTGGTGCGGGTGATGAGGGAAGCAGTGGAGAAATTCTCGATCTCTGCATTGGAGAAATGGATGACAGAGGAGAAGGTCTGCCGACGCAGGTCACGGCCGATGGCAGCCGACACGCGGGAAGCGATGAGGCCCACCAGAATGGCGACCGCCACCATCAGCAGCGTCAGGCCCAGCATCTGCCCGCCCACTCGGAAGAGATACTGCATCTGGACGTCGTGCGCGACGCCCTGCGCCTCGTATTCCAGGCTGACCAGCAGGGTGGCCTGGCTGGCCATGCTGGAAAGGGTCGTTTCGTCGATCTGTGCCATTGCGCTGGCAAGCTGCTGCTGGATCATCTCGCGGGAGAAGCCCGGCATCTGCGCCATGGCCGCAAACTGGGCGCACACGGCGTCCAGATCGGCAGCAGTGGGGGCGATGGTCTCCGCTGCGGTATCCTCGGCACTTTCCGAGGGGGCTGTGCTCTCAGCGGCCCCGCTGGAAGCAGCCGGATATTCCGAAAGGGGAGCCATGCCCTGCGCGGGCATCCCGGTGCCATTGGCAGCCTGCGAAGCAGCCATATACAGCACGATGTCCGGCATGGTGACGATCTCTTCCAGAGAAGCACGCTCCTCGGCGGTCAGGTCAGCGCGGAGCTTCAGAACGCCGTCGTCCTGAATGTAATATCCGTAGGCGTTCCGGAAGGTCTCTGCGTCCTCTTCGCTCATCAAAAGCGACAGCGCATCCCGCGTGGAGGAGCGCAGGGTCTGGGGCAGGGGGCTTTCGATGCCGCCCTGCTGGATGCCGGTATCCACGATCTTGCTCGTGTAGTCCGGCAGGGAAAGGTCGCAGTACGCCTGCACGAACAGCAGGCCGATCACGACCAGGCAGGCGGCCCAGTGGCGGGCCAGCTGCTTGAAGATCTTACCCATTTTGATTGTCTCCCTTCAATTTTTGGTTCTGTTCCGCATTTTCTGCTTCAATGGCCGCCAGCAGAATGTCCTTCAACTCAAAAAACTGCTGCCGCTGTTCCGGGGTCAGGCGGTGGGCAATGCCGGAAAAATACCGCACCAGCGCTTCTTCCCCGGCGGCGCTGGCGGCGCGGCCCTGCGGGGTGATGCGCACCAGCGTTTTCCGACGGTCGTTGGGGTCGGTGATGCGCTCAATGAGGCCCTCCTGCTCCAATGTCCGCAGCCCCCGCGAAATGACCGGCATGGCCTGCCGGGAAGCTTCGGCCAGCTGGGAAACATAGATGGTGCCCTCGTGGCCGTGCTTGGCAATGAGGGTGGACAGGGTCTCCAACATGGCAAAATGGCACTTGGGGCAGCTGGACAACGCCGCGCTCATGCCCCGCTTGGTCTCGTCATGAAGCCGGAAAATGTAGTGGAACAATCCCGCAAGGTCTGTGATCACAGGCTGCATAGCTTCCTCCTCGTTTGTTGATGAATGCAAATAATTAACACTTGATAACTATTCACGATTGAAATAATATACCCGCCTGCACTGGAATGCAAGCGGGTAAAGATGAACTTTTTGAAAACTCTGAAAAAATGATGTTCCAAAGGGAAAATGGTCACTCGTGGAGCGCGCGCTCTTCTTCCAAGGTGTCCTGCTTGCCACGGATGCGCCCCAGCCCGTAGGCAAGGAGTGTGGCGCAGAGAAGGTTCATCCACGAAAAGGAAGCCCCATTGAAGGTGTTGCAGATGCCGATGACAAGGTTTGCAAGGCAGAGAAGTTTCACGTCGTTCCCGATTTTATTCAAATGAGCGATGCGGGAATCCATATCCGAAAACATATCGAACGGGCCCTGTTCAGCGGAGCGGCGGTAGTACCCCCAGCAGAAGCAGCGGCCAACGGACTCGGCCCCAAGCTCCCCCATGAAATTTTCAAAATCAGAAGAGTTGTCCAGTGTTTCTACCCGGATGATGTATTCGCCCGGTTCGGTCTTTTCGAAAACAAAGGTGCAGAAGCTGGCTTTCTTCAAAGCCCAGCCTTCCTGCGCCATCTCGTTGAGCCATCGTTCTTCTTTTTCGTATTCCCAGACCCAGAATACCTTGTGGAGTTTCTTTGTCTCGCTCATGCTCATTTCTCCTGTAAAATATTGCGGCCATTGGTCAGCAGTTCTTCCAGCCGGGCCAGCTCTCGCTTGAGTACCTCAAACCCGGAAGGGGTCAATTGATATTCTTTTTTCCGGCTCCCGCTTTCCATGGGCAGGGGAGCGATCCACCCTTTTTCGCACAGTGCGTTCAAAGCACCGTACAAGGTCCCGGCGGCCAGCCGCACTCGTCCTCCGGAAAGCTGTTCGGTCTGCTGCATGATGCCGTAACCGTGTTGTGGGTGGTAGAGAGAAAGCAGGATGTAGTAAGTGGATTCCGTTAACGCCAGATTTTCCATTGTATCGCCTCACTTTGTATCGACACACGATATATCGTAATTGCATTATATCGCGCGGCGATACATCTGTCAAGAGCTTTTTGGCAGGAAACCCTCTCAGTCACGCTTTGCGCGCCTGAGAGGGTATCTTACTTTCTCAAAAACTTATTGTCCACCCAGATGCAGACGCAGGCACCGAGGATGGAGATGACAAAGGAACTGAAGCTCCCGGTCGCGTGGATGCCGACCAGGCCGAACAGAAACTCGCCGACAAAGCTGCCCAGTACACCCAGAACGGCATTGCGGGCGAACGATGTCTCGGTGCCCATAAAGCGGCCTGCGATGTACCCGGCCAGGGCACCCACCAGTACGCCGATGACCAGCGAGGCCAGCAGCCCCACAAGGGAGAACAGGCCCATCAGGCAGCCGACCAAAGCGCAGATGAGCGCGATGACGATCAGAATCGAGAGTGTGATCATAATGAGACCTCCTATTTGGTTTGTGCAGCTGCCTGCTCTGCTGCATACCGGCAGACATCCTTCAGGCAGCACCGTTCACATTCGGGTTTGCGGGCATTGCAGACGGCCCGGCCGTGCATGACGAACCGATGGCACAGGTCGCTGCCCTCTTCGGGCGGGATGATCTTCCACAGCGCCATTTCCACCTTCTGCGGTTCTTTGATGCCGTCCACCAGACCGATCTTATTGCACAGCCGGATGCAGTGGGTGTCCGTCACGATGGCAGGCTTGCCGAACACATCGCCCATGATAAGATTCGCGCTCTTCCGGCCCACGCCGGGCAGCGCCAGCAGCTCTTCAAAGGTGGTGGGCACCTTGCAGTCGTACCGGTCACGCAGCATCCGCATACAGGCCGAGATATCCCGCGCCTTGCTGCGGCCCAGCCCGCACGGCTTGACGATGGCTTCGATGTCCTCCGGTTCGGCAGCGGCCAGCGACGCCACATCGGGGTACTTTGCAAACAGGTCCTGCACGACGATGTTCACCCGTGCATCGGTGCACTGTGCGGCCAGCCGCACACTGACCAGCAGCTGCCAGGCGTGGTCGTAGTCCAGTGTGCAGCCTGCATCCGGGTATTCCTGTTTCAACCGGTCAATGACCGTGCACGCCAGCGCCTTTTTGGCGGAAAGGTCTTCCGCCGGGGAAGCTTTGCGCATGAGATCGCCTCGTTTCACATAAGGATAGCCTGATGATACCATGTTTCGACGAGTTTGTAAATGAATTTTGCGATATCGGGGCAGGCCCCTGCCAAAGAAGCGCTTGTCCTCAGCGGGGAAATGCGGTATACTAAGATAAACAGGAAATTGTCTCAGATGAGCAAAGAGGAGGAACGACCGATGAACGAACCGCTGGCGCAGCGTCTGCGCCCCAAAACACTGGCCGAGGTCTGTGGGCAGCAGCATCTGCTGGCACCGGGGCGGGTGTTCCGCCGCACCATCGAGAGCGGAAAGATCCCCAACATGATCTTCTACGGCCCCTCCGGCACCGGCAAGACCACCGTGGCCCGCATCATTGCCGAAAACAGCGGGATGACCCTCCACAAGCTCAACGGCACCTCCTGCGGCACCGGCGACATCAAGGCGGTCCTCAAGGACATCGGCACACTGGCCGGGGCAGGGGGCATCCTGCTCTACCTCGACGAGATCCAGTACCTGAACAAAAAGCAGCAGCAGAGCCTGTTGGAGTGCATTGAGGACGGCAGCGTCACCCTCATCGCCTCCACCACCGAAAACCCCTACTTCTACATCTATAATGCGCTGCTGTCCCGCTGCACGGTGTTCGAGTTCCGGTCACTGGCGGCGGCGGATGTGGAGCAGGGCCTGCACAACGCGCTGGAAAAGCTCTCGGAATCGGAGGGCGTCCCGGTTACAATGGACCCGGACGCCTGCACGTACCTTGCCGAGAGTGCCGGCGGCGACCTGCGCAAGGCGCTGGGCTGCCTCGATTTTGCCGTTACCGCCGCACCGCAGGACGAGCAAGGCAAGCATATTTCCCTGGAAATGATCCGGCAGGTCACCCGCCGCACCGCCATGCGGTACGACCGGGACGGCGATGACCATTACGACATCGTCTCTGCCTACCAGAAATCCATGCGCGGCTCCGACCCGGACGCAGCGCTCCACTATCTGGCCCGCCTGCTGGAAGCAGGGGACCTGCCCTCGGCCTGCCGCCGCCTGATGGTCTGTGCCTGCGAGGATGTGGGCCTTGCCTACCCGCAGATCATCCCCATCGTCAAGGCGGCCATCGACGCGGCCAACATGGTGGGCCTGCCGGAAGCCCGGCTCCCACTGGCGGATGCGGTCATTCTGGTGGCCACCAGCCCCAAATCCAACAGCGCCCACGATGCGATCAATGCCGCCATCGCGGATGTGCAGGCCGGGCGCACCGGGCCGATCCCGCGCCAGCTGCAGAACAAGCACTTTGACGGCGAGGATGCCCTCGTCAAGGGGCAGAACTACAAATACGCCCACGACTACCCGAACCACTGGGTCGAGCAGCAATACCTGCCCGATGTGCTCAGGGATGTCCGGTACTACACCTTTGGAGAAAACAAAAACGAACAGGCGACCCGCGCCTACTGGGTCCGCATCAAGGGCGAAGACAAAGTATAAAAACCACAACAGGAGGAACTTATGCGTTATTCCAAGCAGCGTGAGCTGGTTTTGCGGAAGGTGGAAGAACTCTGCGACCACCCCACCGCGGAAGAGATTTTTGACAAAGCTGCACCGGAGTGCCCCGGCCTGAGCCTCGGCACGGTCTACCGCAACCTGAACAGTCTGGTGGAGGCGGGCCGGGTGCGCCGCGTCTCCATCCCCGGCAAGGCCGACCGATTCGACCACACCCTGTGCTGGCACAGCCATCTCTACTGCAACGCCTGCGGCCGCGTCGTGGACGCCGATGTGGACGAAAAGCAGGTGATGAAGCTGGTCCGCAGCCAGAAGGGCGTCGTGCAGGACTGCGCGGTGGTCCTGTTCGGCCTGTGCGAGGCCTGCGCCCAAAAGCAGGCCGAAGCCTCCGTCTGAACCGAAAAATTCGCACTTCCTACTTGCCCTGCGGCGCAAAACAGGGTATACTAAAAAGAGCTTTCTGAAAATATCGAACCGAAGGATGGTTTCATCATTGGAGTACATTGCATTTGAACACAACGCCACCGCCGCCGAGCTGGTGCGCAAGACATACGACACCCCGCCGCTGGCCTTCGTCCACAGCTACGGCTGCCAGCAGAACGTCAACGACGGCGAGCGCATCAAGGGTGTGCTGGTGGATATCGGCTACGGCCTGTGCGACAAGCCCGAAGACGCCGACCTCATCCTCTTTAACACCTGCGCCGTCCGCGAGCACGCCGAGCAGCGCGTTTTCGGCAATGTGGGCGCGCTCAAGGGCCTGAAGGAGAAAAAGCCCGGCCTGATGATCGGCCTGTGCGGCTGCATGGCCAACCAGAAGCATGTGGTGGAAAAGCTGCGCCAGAGCTATCCGTATGTGGACCTCGTCTTCGGCGTGGACGGCATCGACACCCTGCCGCAGCTCATTGCGCAGAAGCTGCAAAAGCACAAGCGGGTCCTTCTGGAGCCTGCCCAGCGCCCCGTCATTGTGGAGAACATCCCCATCCGGCGCGAGAGCGAGTTCCGCGCCTGGCTGCCCATCATGTACGGCTGCGACAACTTCTGCACCTACTGCATCGTGCCCTATGTCCGCGGCCGCGAAAAGAGCCGCAAGCCCGGCGATATCCTGGCCGAATTCCGGGGCCTTGTGGAAGCGGGCTACAAGGAAATCACCCTGCTGGGCCAAAATGTCAACAGCTACGGCAAGGGCCTGGAAGAGAAGGTGGATTTTTCCGACCTGCTCAACCTGCTCTGCTCGGTGCCCGGCGATTATCAGATCCGCTTCATGACCAGCCACCCGAAGGACGCCAGCCATAAGCTCATTGACACCATTGCCGCGCAGCCGCACCTGTGCAAGCACCTGCATCTGCCGGTGCAGTGCGGCTCGGACCGAATGCTGGCCCAGATGAACCGCCATTACACCGTTGCGCAGTACCTCGAACTCATCGAGTACGCCCGCAGGACTGTGCCCGGCATCACCTTCTCCAGCGACATCATCATCGGCTTCCCCGGTGAGACGGAGGAGGATTTCCAGGGCACCCTCGACCTGATCCGGAAGGTCGGTTACATGCAGCTGTTCACCTTCATCTACTCCAAGCGCACCGGGACCAAGGCGGCAGAAATGCCTGACCCCACCCCCCGCAAGGAAAAGACCGACCGGATGAGCCGCCTGCTGAAGATCCAGGACGAGATCGCCATGGGCCTCGTCAAAGCACAGGTGGGCCAGACCGTCCGCGTCCTCGTGGAGAGCTTTGGCCGCAGCGAGGGTACCCTCTCCGGCCGGTTGGACAACAACCTGACCGTCGAGTTCGCCGCCGACCCCGGCTGGATGGGCCGGTATGCCAATGTGCACCTCACCGGTGCCCGCGCCACCGTCCTGTTGGGCGAGCTGGCAGATTGACCAGGATTTCCCGGAGCGGAACGGCTCCATCAAATGAAAAGAACATTAAAGGAGACTATTCTTATGGATTGCATCGACCTCTTTAAGCGTGCCGCCATGGCACTGCAGACCGACCCCCGCTATCTGGCCCTCGACCAGGCCCGCAAGCTCAACGACAACGATGAGGAGCTGCAGAACATGATCGGCGAGTTCAACCTTGCCCGCATGGACCTGAACAACGAGATCGGCAAGAGCGAGCGCAGCGATGCGCGCATCTCCGAGCTGAACGAGAAGGTCAACGACCTGTACGGCAAGATCATGGCCGATGAGGGCATGGTGGCCTACAACGAGGCCAAGAAGGACTGCGAGAACCTCGTTAACTACATCGACGCCATCATCAACACCGCGATGAACGGCGGCGACCCCATGACCGTGCAGGAACCCAGCGCGTCCTGCACCGGCAGCTGCTCCACCTGCGGCGGCTGCCACTGAGCACATGTGAAACGGAAAACGCGGCTGCGCTTTGCAGGCCGCGTTTTCCTTGCAAAAGCGGTTACTCCCTGCAAACCAGAGCAGAAGGCCTCTCGCACACAGGCCGGTCTGCCCGGCATGATGTTTCAAAACTGCGCTCAAACAGGGATTCAATGCAAGAAAGGTGGACTACCATGGCGGAACTGTCGCCCATGATGCAGCAATATCTGGAGATCAAAAAAAAACACAAGGACGAGATTCTGTTCTACCGCATCGGCGACTTTTACGAGATGTTCTTCGACGATGCCCGGACGGCCTCGCGGGAGCTGGACCTGACGCTGACCGGAAAGCAGTGCGGTCAGGAGGAGCGCGCCCCCATGTGCGGAGTGCCCTTCCACAGCTACGAAGGCTATGTGGCCCGGCTCATCGCCAAAGGCTACAAGGTCGCCATCTGTGAGCAGGTGGAAGACCCCGCCAAGGCCAAAGGCCTCGTCAAGCGGGATATCATCCGTGTGGTCACGCCCGGCACCATCATCGAGAGCAGTATGCTCCAAGATGATAAAAACAACTACATCGCGAGCATTTTCATCAAGGGGAACACGGCGGGCCTCTGCTTTGCCGACGTTTCCACCGGCACGGCCCACATCACGGAACTCCGGCAGGAAAAGGTCGTCCCGGCTGTCATCACCGAGCTGTGCCGCTACCACCCCAGTGAGGTGCTGATGAACCCCAACACCCTCGACTGCCGGGAGCTGACCACCTACCTGAAGAAAAATATGCAGTGCTCCGTTGAACTTGTCGAAGAGGAGCGCTATGCGCCGGGCCTTGTGGCCATCGCGCTGGAAAATCAGTTCGGCCGCGACTGGCCCGCGAAGACCGGCATCGACGAAAAGGGCAACGTCCGCTTTGCCATGGCGGCGTTGCTGGAATATCTGCACGATACCCAGATCAAGGGCGTCGAACGCCTGAAGACCGTCGTCAGCTACAACAAGGCGCAGTTCATGCGGCTGTCGCCGGTCACGCGGGCCAATCTGGAACTGACCGAGACGCTGCGCGGCCGCGAGAAGCGGGGCACCCTGCTCTGGGTGCTGGACAAGACCAGCACCGCCATGGGCAAGCGGATGCTCCGCAGCTGGATCGAACAGCCGCTCGTTTCCAGCGGCATCATCAACCGCCG
Proteins encoded in this window:
- a CDS encoding ABC transporter ATP-binding protein: MGKIFKQLARHWAACLVVIGLLFVQAYCDLSLPDYTSKIVDTGIQQGGIESPLPQTLRSSTRDALSLLMSEEDAETFRNAYGYYIQDDGVLKLRADLTAEERASLEEIVTMPDIVLYMAASQAANGTGMPAQGMAPLSEYPAASSGAAESTAPSESAEDTAAETIAPTAADLDAVCAQFAAMAQMPGFSREMIQQQLASAMAQIDETTLSSMASQATLLVSLEYEAQGVAHDVQMQYLFRVGGQMLGLTLLMVAVAILVGLIASRVSAAIGRDLRRQTFSSVIHFSNAEIENFSTASLITRTTNDIQQVQFVCVILLRMVAYAPILGIGGVLHVVQGNTGLAWIIVLDVVLLLCLIVFLMNIAMPKFKIMQTLVDKLNLVSREILTGVMPVRAFSRETFEEERFDKASKELMGTQLFTNRAMVAMMPFMTLIMNGTSLLIVWFGGKAMDAGNMQVGEMIAFITYTMQIVMSFLMLAMVAVMLPRAGVAADRIDEVCRTTASIHDPDEAAAQPARERSHWNGVVRFEDVSFRFPGADSDALEHISFTAEPGQTTAIIGSTGCGKSTLLNLIPRFYDVTSGKVTVDGIDVRDMPQETLHSLLGYVPQKGILFSGSIASNLKFGGEQITDADMKKAAAIAQATEFIDAKPEGYDSPIAQGGSNVSGGQKQRLSIARAIAKAPRIYLFDDSFSALDYKTDVTLRRALKAETGDATVIIVAQRISTVLHANQILVLDEGRLVGRGTHAQLMASCPEYQEIARSQLSQKELDLKDLNTGKEEK
- a CDS encoding MarR family winged helix-turn-helix transcriptional regulator, giving the protein MQPVITDLAGLFHYIFRLHDETKRGMSAALSSCPKCHFAMLETLSTLIAKHGHEGTIYVSQLAEASRQAMPVISRGLRTLEQEGLIERITDPNDRRKTLVRITPQGRAASAAGEEALVRYFSGIAHRLTPEQRQQFFELKDILLAAIEAENAEQNQKLKGDNQNG
- a CDS encoding DUF2812 domain-containing protein, producing MSETKKLHKVFWVWEYEKEERWLNEMAQEGWALKKASFCTFVFEKTEPGEYIIRVETLDNSSDFENFMGELGAESVGRCFCWGYYRRSAEQGPFDMFSDMDSRIAHLNKIGNDVKLLCLANLVIGICNTFNGASFSWMNLLCATLLAYGLGRIRGKQDTLEEERALHE
- a CDS encoding PadR family transcriptional regulator, with amino-acid sequence MENLALTESTYYILLSLYHPQHGYGIMQQTEQLSGGRVRLAAGTLYGALNALCEKGWIAPLPMESGSRKKEYQLTPSGFEVLKRELARLEELLTNGRNILQEK
- a CDS encoding GlsB/YeaQ/YmgE family stress response membrane protein, encoding MITLSILIVIALICALVGCLMGLFSLVGLLASLVIGVLVGALAGYIAGRFMGTETSFARNAVLGVLGSFVGEFLFGLVGIHATGSFSSFVISILGACVCIWVDNKFLRK
- a CDS encoding endonuclease III domain-containing protein, with the translated sequence MRKASPAEDLSAKKALACTVIDRLKQEYPDAGCTLDYDHAWQLLVSVRLAAQCTDARVNIVVQDLFAKYPDVASLAAAEPEDIEAIVKPCGLGRSKARDISACMRMLRDRYDCKVPTTFEELLALPGVGRKSANLIMGDVFGKPAIVTDTHCIRLCNKIGLVDGIKEPQKVEMALWKIIPPEEGSDLCHRFVMHGRAVCNARKPECERCCLKDVCRYAAEQAAAQTK
- a CDS encoding replication-associated recombination protein A codes for the protein MNEPLAQRLRPKTLAEVCGQQHLLAPGRVFRRTIESGKIPNMIFYGPSGTGKTTVARIIAENSGMTLHKLNGTSCGTGDIKAVLKDIGTLAGAGGILLYLDEIQYLNKKQQQSLLECIEDGSVTLIASTTENPYFYIYNALLSRCTVFEFRSLAAADVEQGLHNALEKLSESEGVPVTMDPDACTYLAESAGGDLRKALGCLDFAVTAAPQDEQGKHISLEMIRQVTRRTAMRYDRDGDDHYDIVSAYQKSMRGSDPDAALHYLARLLEAGDLPSACRRLMVCACEDVGLAYPQIIPIVKAAIDAANMVGLPEARLPLADAVILVATSPKSNSAHDAINAAIADVQAGRTGPIPRQLQNKHFDGEDALVKGQNYKYAHDYPNHWVEQQYLPDVLRDVRYYTFGENKNEQATRAYWVRIKGEDKV
- a CDS encoding transcriptional repressor → MRYSKQRELVLRKVEELCDHPTAEEIFDKAAPECPGLSLGTVYRNLNSLVEAGRVRRVSIPGKADRFDHTLCWHSHLYCNACGRVVDADVDEKQVMKLVRSQKGVVQDCAVVLFGLCEACAQKQAEASV
- the miaB gene encoding tRNA (N6-isopentenyl adenosine(37)-C2)-methylthiotransferase MiaB, whose protein sequence is MEYIAFEHNATAAELVRKTYDTPPLAFVHSYGCQQNVNDGERIKGVLVDIGYGLCDKPEDADLILFNTCAVREHAEQRVFGNVGALKGLKEKKPGLMIGLCGCMANQKHVVEKLRQSYPYVDLVFGVDGIDTLPQLIAQKLQKHKRVLLEPAQRPVIVENIPIRRESEFRAWLPIMYGCDNFCTYCIVPYVRGREKSRKPGDILAEFRGLVEAGYKEITLLGQNVNSYGKGLEEKVDFSDLLNLLCSVPGDYQIRFMTSHPKDASHKLIDTIAAQPHLCKHLHLPVQCGSDRMLAQMNRHYTVAQYLELIEYARRTVPGITFSSDIIIGFPGETEEDFQGTLDLIRKVGYMQLFTFIYSKRTGTKAAEMPDPTPRKEKTDRMSRLLKIQDEIAMGLVKAQVGQTVRVLVESFGRSEGTLSGRLDNNLTVEFAADPGWMGRYANVHLTGARATVLLGELAD
- a CDS encoding YlbF family regulator; its protein translation is MDCIDLFKRAAMALQTDPRYLALDQARKLNDNDEELQNMIGEFNLARMDLNNEIGKSERSDARISELNEKVNDLYGKIMADEGMVAYNEAKKDCENLVNYIDAIINTAMNGGDPMTVQEPSASCTGSCSTCGGCH